One Lepisosteus oculatus isolate fLepOcu1 chromosome 13, fLepOcu1.hap2, whole genome shotgun sequence genomic region harbors:
- the LOC138242266 gene encoding olfactory receptor 6N2-like, translated as MSDSNGTLHYEFSIVGFPGLQEHYIALFIFFLILFLAIIMGNMLILVLVALDHRLHTPMYFFLWNLSLLDILLTSTVIPKLLAVLLRHDNTISFSGCFVQMFFFISLPAVEGFLVAAMAYDRYAALVKPLHYNTIINTKVCIIMTVTVWGLGFLAPLPSIVLASMFPYCKSNLILHMVCDYSTVMALACGDITAQVNLTLLIAMFAIYVPFLYVLWTYCRIIASVMKLKTMESRKKAFSMCSSHVMVVLLYYVSAAVVYIGLRVENIHPEGRIFIGTVAASPSDGAQWAVRYFQNL; from the exons ATGAGTGACTCCAATGGAACCCTGCACTATGAATTCAGCATTGTGGGTTTTCCAGGCCTGCAGGAGCACTACATTGCACTCTTCATCTTCTTCCTGATCCTCTTCCTGGCCATCATCATGGGTAATATGCTCATCTTGGTGTTAGTTGCTCTGGACCACAGGCTCCACACACCCATGTATTTCTTCTTGTGGAACTTAAGTCTTCTAGATATTCTACTAACCAGTACTGTAATACCAAAGCTTCTAGCAGTACTTTTGCGTCATGACAACACCATCTCTTTCTCAGGTTGTTttgtacagatgttttttttcatttcattgccTGCTGTTGAAGGATTCCTTGTAGCAGCCATGGCTTATGACCGATATGCTGCATTAGTAAAGCCTTTACATTACAACACCATCATCAATACCAAGGTCTGTATCATAATGACTGTCACAGTCTGGGGGCTGGGCTTTCTTGCTCCTCTTCCATCAATAGTATTGGCAAGTATGTttccatactgtaaatcaaaccTTATCCtacacatggtctgtgattacTCCACTGTAATGGCATTAGCCTGCGGtgacattacagctcaagtcaATTTAACCCTTTTAATTGCCATGTTTGCAATTTATGTCCCATTTCTCTATGTCTTATGGACATACTGCAGAATTATAGCATCAGTAATGAAATTGAAAACTATGGAGAGCCGTAAGAAGGCCTTCTCAATGTGCTCTTCGCATGTGATGGTGGTATTGCTTTACTATGTGTCTGCTGCTGTGGTGTATATTGGTTTGAGAGTGGAAAATATCCACCCAGAAGGACGCATTTTTATTGGCACTGT tgccgCCTCCccctctgacggagcgcagtgggcagTTCGCTATTTTCAGaacctctga